The Gordonia iterans DNA window GCGGGGCGGTCGGTGCGGGCATCCTGCTCGTGTCCCCGGACCGGGCCTTCGAGTCGGTGGTGCCGTTCCTGGTGGCGTTCGCGTCGATCGCGCTCCTGCTGCAGCCGCGCCTGCGTGCGCGGATGGTCGGGCGCGCCGGCCACCCCGGCTGGTGGCTCGTCGGGGTCTTCGTCATCTCGATCTACGGCGGCTATTTCGGGGCCGGTGCCGGTGTGATGTTCGTGGCGCTGGCGATGGTGCTGTCCGGGTTGCCGCTGTGGCGCGCCGTACTGCTGAAGGCAGCGCTGCTCGGGATCGCCAATGCCGTCGCGGCGGTCGCCTTCATCGTGTTCGCCCAGGTGCACTGGGGCGCCGCGATCGCGATGGGTCTGGGCTGCCTGCTCGGCGGCTGGGCGGGTCCGCCCGTCGTCGCCCGACTGCCCGCGACTCCGCTGCGGATCACGATCGGCCTCGGAGGCTTGGGGCTGGCCGTCTGGCTCGCTCTCGCCTGACCGATCGGTCGCCGCACGGCGGGGTCGCCGTACGACACCGGACCGCTCAGCGCCGCGGGCGGCAATATTCCCTCGGCGGACCGCTATCGGCCGGTGTCGTCACGCGCCGACCGCCGTCGGTGGCGATCCTTGCGGGTGATCGCCCGGATGTCTTCGAGGACCTCGGCCCAGCCGAAGAGGACGTCGTCGTAGGTGAGGCGGATGACGATCCAGCCGTCGATCACGGCCTTGCGGTCGCGTGTGCGGTCGGCCTGGAACTCCGCGGCGGACGAGTGGTACTGGCGTCCGTCGCATTCGATCACGAGCCGGCCGATCCGCAGGTCGGAGTGGCCCACGCCCTCGACACGCGGTTGCACCACCACCTTGTAGCCGAGAGCGCGCAGTCGCACCCGGACGATGGACTCGGTCCCGGACTGCGCATCACAGTCGGTCTTGGCGAACCATCCCTGGACCCGGGCGGGGAGTGTTCCCATCGCGCCGCGGAGGGCGTCGGCGGACAGGCCCAGCGCGTTCTGCACGGAATCGCACACGGCGATCCAGTCCTCCTCGCGCATGCAGCGCGCCGCGCATTCGAGGGCGGTGACGACCGGATCGACCGCCGTCCGGCCGGCGGCGGTCCGGGAGAACCCACGACAGGACTGCTGGTACTGCGGCGAACTCCGGGCGCGGCGCACGTGATCGTTCGAGTATCCGGGAGGTACCCAGAAGCCGTAGTACTTCAGGGCGGACACGCAGGCGAGCACGCCACCCGCGCTCACCGCGTCCTTGACCACACTGTGACAGCCCGGTGCCGCGTACCAGTCCTTGCGTGGCGAGTCGAGTTCCTCCGCGGCGAGCATGCGCAGCCGTTCGCGTCGGCTGATCGCGAGTCTTTCGAGTTCGTCTCGGTGGAACACCCCGTGGACCGTGCCACCGTGGCCGGTGTCGATCGACGTGACCGACACGGTCCCTGCTGCTGATGATTCCCCCATGTGAAGTCAGACGCACGAGGTGCGGTTCCGGTTCCCTCGGCGCCCCGGGGCCGGGCCGTCTACGGGATGGCGCGGCGGATGGCCAGGAAGCTCAGTCCCGCGACCACGGTGCACCCGCCGAGGCCGATCAGCGCCACGTACAGTGCGTCCGCGTTCGCGAAGGCCCGGCCGACGGCGGGCCAGGAGTCGGTGGCCGAGATCAGGAACGCCGCCAGCACCAGCAGCACCACCAGGGCG harbors:
- a CDS encoding sulfite exporter TauE/SafE family protein yields the protein MSLADLALLLAAGFAAGIVGYVTGLASLLSYPALLLVGLPPITANVTNTVAMVAVGVGSFAKSGRVLLEEDPSTPLGTGGGKPLARAGAVAVLGGAVGAGILLVSPDRAFESVVPFLVAFASIALLLQPRLRARMVGRAGHPGWWLVGVFVISIYGGYFGAGAGVMFVALAMVLSGLPLWRAVLLKAALLGIANAVAAVAFIVFAQVHWGAAIAMGLGCLLGGWAGPPVVARLPATPLRITIGLGGLGLAVWLALA
- a CDS encoding endonuclease domain-containing protein, with amino-acid sequence MSVTSIDTGHGGTVHGVFHRDELERLAISRRERLRMLAAEELDSPRKDWYAAPGCHSVVKDAVSAGGVLACVSALKYYGFWVPPGYSNDHVRRARSSPQYQQSCRGFSRTAAGRTAVDPVVTALECAARCMREEDWIAVCDSVQNALGLSADALRGAMGTLPARVQGWFAKTDCDAQSGTESIVRVRLRALGYKVVVQPRVEGVGHSDLRIGRLVIECDGRQYHSSAAEFQADRTRDRKAVIDGWIVIRLTYDDVLFGWAEVLEDIRAITRKDRHRRRSARDDTGR